The genomic stretch CAAAATGGTAAAAAGGCACCCCCATGTCTTTCTAAATGAAAAGATAAAAGAGCCGATTCCAAAAAGGTGGGAGGAGATAAAAAAAGAAGAGAAGGAAAATTATTCGCTACTTCGAAACATCCCTAAAGAGATGCCTGCCCTCCTTAGGGCTTATGTAATTACGAAAAAGGTATCAAGGGTTGGATTCGATTGGGAAAAAGTTGAAGACGTATTTTCAAAGCTAAATGAGGAGATAGAGGAACTGAAAGAGGCACAGAGGCTCTCAGACAAAAAAAAGATAGAGGAAGAGATAGGCGATCTCCTATTTACAGCTGTTAACCTTGCGAGATTTTTGGGGATAGAACCAGAAGATGCCCTTCGCAAGGCAATAGACAAATTCATA from Thermodesulfobacteriota bacterium encodes the following:
- the mazG gene encoding nucleoside triphosphate pyrophosphohydrolase, which gives rise to MQEFSDLLKLMETLRGEKGCPWDKKQTLESFKTFLLEEVYELLEAIDKNDSQALKEELGDLLFHIVFICQICKEEGRFEMKDVVVGTYNKMVKRHPHVFLNEKIKEPIPKRWEEIKKEEKENYSLLRNIPKEMPALLRAYVITKKVSRVGFDWEKVEDVFSKLNEEIEELKEAQRLSDKKKIEEEIGDLLFTAVNLARFLGIEPEDALRKAIDKFIDRFSYIERKIDLNSSTQKTMDELWEERKDMERGR